Genomic segment of Vitis riparia cultivar Riparia Gloire de Montpellier isolate 1030 chromosome 19, EGFV_Vit.rip_1.0, whole genome shotgun sequence:
acgtCCCAATATATAAGACCCCATGATCAGTAAGGATTAACAAAATTGCAGTTCCCTCTTATTTCTCCATCTTTCTTCCCGGTAAGAACTTGGATATTGCCCAGCTTCACCATCGACACTGCAAACTGGTTCGTGAAAAGCTCCGGCTGAGTTGCCAATGCCTCAACAATCGGTGAAGTTCTTGAATCCCTATACAGCCCTTGATCCGTCGAGAGCAACGCCATCTTCTTCCCAAGATTCTTGTAGTATTCTGTATCGAATTTCCTCGGAGTTGTACCATCTAGATCCACGTAGTTGTACCTCCTCCCACATTTCCCCTTCAGCACCCTCAGGTATGTGGCATTGAGTGAGGGATCGGGCTTGTATGTCCCATTAAAGTTGGAGAGCCTGTGTTGAATGGAATGGCAGGTGCTCCTGCCAATGGTGTGTGAGCCTGAGAGGATGACCAGATCGAGTATGTTCAAGCCTCGAGCTTGGAAGAATTGGATCAAGTCGGTGACGTTTTCGTGGCCCTGAGGAACCCTGTTGGCTTCTCTGGCAATGGAGACCTTCCCATCTTTCCTCCCGAAAGGGACTTCCCAGAATGGACCTCCAATGAGGACGGTGGCATCTCTTGCAGCAGCTGTGAGAATGTCAGCACACGAGACTCTTCCGGGACACCTCTTCTCAACCTCTGCTTTGATCTCCTCTATCACCTGGAATCCCCTCAGTGTCTTGCTGGCCTCAGCCCTCCTCTCACTTCCTGCATGATTTAGCAAAATCGATGCATCGCATCCCTGCAATGCATTTTATGGTTTCATTGAATCTTTTAgttatacattattattattattattattccattagTGTATACATTATCGCCCATTACTCAAgctttatataatatatattgttaGCTAGATTAATTTGtagagattgatttttttcataatgaagATGGATGTTAGAGAGAGAGACTTACCCTAACGGCACAATCATGGAAGTGCAAGCGGATAATGCTAGCAGCCAAGGTGTAATCCTTCTTAACCCAAGCCCTAACCTTGTTTTGGATGATGCCTTCAACATCGGGGCATGTGTTGAGATAGTGAGTGAAAGAGAGTAAATCTTGAGGAGACGACACCTTTGGCGATGCTGTCTTTGGGGTCGCAAGTGCTCGGCTCCTGGCTAACCCATCCAAGTGAAGAACAACAAGGACAAGGACAAAGATAAAGGAAAAACACCACCTCATCGTCTTGAATTGGTGGGTGTTTGCTTCTGAAAAATGGTGATGAAAGCTGTTTCTGAGATGGGTTTTAATTTATAGAAGCAAAATACGTGAGAAGCACTCTCCATTACCAAAGGTGACATGCCACCATGTTGGAAATGGGGACATAATCAAAGTCAAAGAGACAAAGACTCATCATATTGTAAGATTATTAGGGTTCTCTAGCTCACACAGTCACACCTTAGGAAGATGGTGGTCTCGATCCGATAAATATtctgaaatttattttctagtcatattattaaaattaatatacatatggtcacatctttatttaatttcttcttcattGGTTTGGACACTGGAAGaagaattaaaaagtaaattatggGACTAGCATTTCTCCATGGGATGTGACTGGTGAGGACCGCATTTATCTAAAAACCCACAAAAGTCCATGGCCAAACTCAAAAGGGCCTTTGGACTGTGGATTTAGAGATCACCATGGTACTTATGAATTTTCTATCATGACCTGTAAAGGAATATTCGTTTTTATAGAGATTATACGCAGCTAGATAATAGATTACaatctataatttcatttcATAATTACTTTCTGAAatgtacaaatttgaaaatgacaCAAAACCAAACCATTCAAAGggtaaaagaaggaaaaaaaaagtcaaatacaTAACAAGCCACACCTATTAATTTACACACACAAACAAATTCACATGGAAGGAGGAGAGGTGCTCAACATATTGGTTTCTGATCACGCTTTGCAACACACGAAGCGACCAAGTCCTTTAGGAGCATGAGCTTCATCATCCCCAGAAATCTCAACCATGTTTTTCTGTGAATGCTTCTTCAGATCCTCATCTTTAGGCACTGTAACAATGAGTACCCCATCATGCATTGAAGCTTTTATCTCCTCAACATTGGCATCTTCTGGAAGCCTGAACTGCCTGGAGAAACTGCCACAGCTCCTCTCTCTGCAGTGCCACTTTTCACCCTTCTCTTCTGGCTCTTCTTCTCTGTACCCACTAATGTGGAGCACCCTCCCTTGATGAACCTCCAGTTTCACCTCATTCTTTGTGAGACCTGGGAGATCCACCTGGAAGATGTGGGCTTGGGGAGTCTCTTTCCAGTCCATATGGACATACCCAGATGATGCAATCCCCAAGTTTTCAAAGAGGGATGAGAGCATGGACATTTTGGCTCTTTGGGGCTGTGTCTTGAACTCTTTAATATTCCTAGTGAATGATCGGCTCGAGTGTGTTAGTGGATGTGGGTGGTGATAGATGGGTATTTATAGTTGGGTGAAACAGAGAGGAGTATGAGGGGAGTGGGTTCTTGAAAATTCTGGACTCGTGTTGTCTTTGCTGGTGCTCTTGAAAAGTCGGAGACCCTTGAGAAGAGTCCAGAATGATCCTGGAATAATTGTGCTGTGAAAAGAATCTGTTGTTTTGATTGAGAAGTGGCCTCATTGTCCACCTCATGGGACCCACTCCATTTGCCGTATTGTCACCGCAAAATTAATCAATCCTTctctttgaaatttgaataatgTTGAGATAAAGTAAATCAAGCAAAGACACAAAATAATGAAGTAACTAGTAAATCAAGCTTAccttcaattaaaaaatgagatcAATTTGATGCTGGTTATAAATATCgaatatatcaataatttgatttcataaatacattaagatatataaaaaaatatcgatatatattttaatacaaaatatcaattgagtaaaaaataattaatgaaaaatattaaaaataatataaaaggtaataaaaaatatttttaaattattttattaaaaataaaaaataatataaatatatttttaaattatttcaaagtTACCGCTTGAAATTCACTCATTgctttgtgtgtgtgtgcgcgttttttttaatcaattttatgcGTGGGATTGATTAAGTAGGTTAGATATGTccaaattcattcaaaataattttataaaattataggCTCATTAAGGAGCaaattttgttgtctttgtgATTTTTGGAGATCATTTGTTCTatgagaaaaatagaaaatttaattttaaaaaaataaaaataaagagaagacTACAAAAGTTATTATgcttataaatttctaactatttGATTGAATGATTAGACCACTATTTTTCTCATGGAGTTTTGTTTCAGTGAATTAGGCTCCGACCTATGTTATAATTGTTAATCTAACAACGtaaaattatcatatatatatataatttgttttattattatttattttttgaaatcatttcaatatttatgtgaattttgattaatttcttttctattgatatttttttttcaaattttcctttgatattttttatcttttatagaAACGAAACTTAACTCAAACTTAAAATCAACCCAAACTCAAAAGGCACTCGATCCTAAAACCctaccttatttttatttaataattaatttattatctatCAGTcactatattttgtttttagaataacAGTGTATGCGCGTGGCCTCCTTTTCACTCTATTTAGGTGAAACCTGAAAAAATCATTCGAAACTGAATTGGGCCTTGTTTTTGCGTGGGTTCGGCTACGCATTATCGATCCACTTGGGCCGGGCTTTGTCTGTTCACTGAGATTGGCCTGTGATTTCCGCTTGCAGGAGCCGAACTGTGTCGTTGCATATCAAATCTTCCATTGCCGTCGATCAATTCTTCGATCGCCGCCATCCACCACCCTCGCTGTCGCTGGTGAaagttttctgttttctttgtgACTCAATTAGGGGATTTTTTTGGTGATTGAAAATTGTGcttttcttgatttttgctGCAACCCAAAAGTGGTACAACCATTTCAtggtttttgaaatatttaaatgtcTGTTAATAAGTTAGagatttattcaaattttgttttcatattttctcagcaaccaaacgagATTGAAACAAtgttgagaaaattattttaatcaattcttaTAATTTGAGTTTGAAAGCGAGTTTTGGTGGTTCTTGATGTAGAGTTTTTCCGTTTCTGTCGCGATGGGGATAGATGCTGAAGAAGAGattgaaattgaagaaaacgAAGAGattgaagaagaggaagaggaagaagaagaggttGAAGAAGATGGGGTGTACACTTTGAGATTTGAAGATGGCATGAACCCCTTGGATTTTACCGAAAACGATGCTTCTGGACTCCAACCTTATGAGCAATTTGAGCGTCTAGAATACGAAGCTTTGGctgagaaaaagagaaaagcaCTTTCACAATGTCAATCGTGAGTTcctttcttcaaatttcttagTTGTTGCAGAAGACAACTTGGTTctgtttaaattttaatgaatgaaaaatgataaaaagaaacttttataaatagtaCTTTGTTCTTGACTTCTGGTTGATTGGGTTAGAGGCCTGACCCAATTTCAACCTTCTTATGGTTAGTTTAGCTGAACTGAGATTATCATACTTGACCTATTTATGAAAAAGTGGAACTCCAAACAGTTCTGGGGGGTTCCAGGTTACCCAAGTagttcttattattattttttgggactcatttcttttcaagtttattattatttgggacTCATTTCTTTTCAAGTTTCTTTGGCAGTGAAGGGTTGGCAAAGAAGGCCAGGCATGAAGATGATTCTCAGGcaatatttgatgaaataatGGAAACAATGAACCATCGCCATCGAAGAAAGTCAAGGAAGGTATGCTATTTTCTGATGATTGATTTTGGACTTGTACTCCATTGAACAAAGCTTGAGAAGAAAAAACACCTAATTGTACAGCTCTTGGTATAGCTTTAGAGGTGATTCACTATTGCTAAAATTGAACATGGGCTTTTGTGTAAGCCTGATGTGCAACAttgcttctttcttttattttctttctatatacTGTCTAATGGGTGTGATGATGAATACAAGCCAAGTgcaattaaggaaagaaaagggaaatttaaaggaaaagaaatgaaaaataacttaCAAGTGAACTATGTATTTTTAGGTCACTTGATTAGATCCTCTTAAAGAATAAAGAGCCTACCTCCCCAAAGTACTTCAATGTGCTAAGAAGCATGGTGCTCAAGTTGCAAGCAACTTAACCACGAATAAGGGATGACCTTTTTTTAGAAAGTTGCTTCTATCAGGAAATATGGTATACCTTTGGAAGGTTTCAGCTAAATTTGTTGGAACTCATATAGAGTTGGACCTTCTTAGGTAAATGGACCCTTTTCACAAATGTACCGGATGATGAGGCAAATTGTCTCCTTGGGTTCTCTAGATAAGCAACTACATAGCAAAGTGGAGAATTTAAAAGATGTCACAGCTGTCTAGCATGGTATAATGAAGAATGTTTGTTATTCTCTACCTAAGGCTTGACCATTGATGGATCACAAATTTGTTGCATTTGTGTGATTGCCATTTCTGAATAAAATGTTCCCAAAAACTGTTCTAGTTCTTAATGCAATGTTGAAAGAGTTGGAACTATGATGGAActtctgatttaaaaaaaaaaaatgtgattttgcAATATAGGAATGCAGGATGGTATTTGATACAGCCCTAGTTTCTGGACTTAGGTGCTACCTTCATTGTTGACTATGACGCTTTATTTAGGACTTTTGATAACACACTCATAATCACTgaaatttccatttttgttgaaaatgggGCTGGAAAATTTAGTTGCACTttgctaatttatttattttttgataagtaagcatagaatatattgataagagGCCAAAAAGCCACacgtatacagggagtatacaattTAGCTAAGCCtcacaacaaaaaagaaagcaaaaaaacccCACCAGCCCTTATCTggaggctatccactccaagaagcctataagAGACAACGACCTCTCTCCACTATACATTCTCGCCCAACaccataaattacaaacaaaagaattttttaatttctaaatatcTATCAACCCCCCCCCCTAAAAGCaaacctatttctttccttccaaagagTCCAAAAGATGTACAACGGTATAgacttccatatctttttcctttttttccctacaaAAGGACCCCTCCAGCTTAATAAGACCTCCTTTatagtttctggaaagacccactgaacACCAATCAAAGCACATATCATATCCCATAGGACTTTtgccactatacaatgtataAGGATGTGATTTACAGTTTCCTCTTCGCatccacacaaaaaacaacgatTAGGGAGTTGTCACCCTCTCTTCTGAAGCCTATCTAGCGTAAGCACCTtgccccaagtagcttcccatgcaaaaaacaGAATTTTTGTTGGAactttatccacccaaatgttgTTCTTCGGAAAATTGTTAGCCACAGTATTTACCACCAAGTTGTaggcttctttttctttaaactgGCCGTTTCTTCCCCCTTTCCAAAAAACTGCATCCTCTTCTAAAGTAGGATTGTACCCCCTCAAAATATGAAGCAAATTACCTaccatatccaactcccaatcattgaaaccCCTCACAAACCTTAAATCCCAATCTCCTTGGCCAACATTCCGATCCCACATTTCTTCTACCGTGCCATTCCTATGAGCAGCCATCCCATAAAGGTGAGGAAACCTTTGGGACAACACTGTACAACCGCACCAAAGATCATTCCAAAATCTGATTTTGGTACCGTTCCCCATAGTAAAAGCCATATTTTCCCAATaccaatctttttccttcataatttccttccaaaccctTACTCCAAACGTCCCATTAGCCTTTTTGGTCATCCAACCAAATCcttcttgcccatatttcgccAAAAGCACTTGCTTCCACAGATtttccttttcacaagcaaacctccaaatccattttcccAACAAGGCTTTGTTTAACAGAACTAGCTTCCTTAAGCCAAGCCCCCCCTTTTCCTTCTCCGTACAAACAACCTCCCAATTAACAAGGTGCACTTTCCTTTCCAAGTTtcctcctccccaaagaaaatccctttgcaatttttctagCCTTCGCGCAACCGACTTGGGCATACGGAAGAGAGACATTTGATACAATGACATACTAGCCATCGTGCTCTTTATGAGAATAAGTCTCCcacctttggaaatatattgacGTTTCCAATGCGCAAGTCTTCTCCTCAtcttctcttccaccccatcccacacggcGGTACTCTTGTTAGGAGCCCCCAACGGCAGCCCCAAATACACAGAAGGCATAGAACCCACCTTGCAGCCCAACTCCGCTGCCATCTCCTCCATCTCTTCCACCTCGCCAACTGGGATTATAtcacttttatccaaattgATCTTTAACTCTGAAgcggcttcaaaccaaaacaGAATCCAACTCAAATAAGTTAGATACTCCTTCCTAGCCTCACAAAAAACTatggtatcatcagcaaatAACAGATGGGATACATGCACTGGCTGCCTTCCTCCTCCTCGGATCCTACACCCTGACAAAAATCCCCCTTCAACAGTCCTCCTAATAAGATTGCtcaacacttccattcccatcaCAAAGAGGTAAGGggaaaggggatctccttgCCTCAACCCCTTAGAACTTGGGAAGAAACCGGCCGGCACTCCATTCATCAACACCGAAAATTTGGCTGTGGAAATACAACTCCACATCCAACCCAGCCACTTTGATCCGAACCCCATTTTTCTCATGACTTTCATCAAAAATTGCCAATTTAAACTGTCGTAGGCTTTCTCTATATCCAGCTTACAGATGAGACCTCTCTCTTCCCTTTTTTGCCATGCATCAAttacttcatttgcaattaaggaggCATCAAGGATCTGCCTTCCCATTACGAAAGCATTCTGATCAGTGGAGACCACTCTCCCTATCACTTTCTTGAGTCTATTGGCTAACACCTTGGCCAATAGTTTGTACAGCCCCCCCACAAGACTGATTGGCCTAAATTCCCCAAGATCCTTTGCCCCTCCCCCCCCCTTCTTGGGTATCAATACCAGGAACGTATTGTTAATGCTCTTGATGAAGGCACTTTGCTCATAGAACTCTTTAAACAAATCCAAAACCTCCTCTTTAACTAGAACCCAGCATCTTTGCCAAAATGCCATAGTAAAGCCATCCGGTcctggggctttgtccccattcatctccatcagggCACTATGGATTTCCTTCTCAGAGAAAGGATGCTCCAAGTTCTCTGCCTCTTGCTGATTTAATTGCTCTAACTGCAGCATTTCTATATCGCCTTCCAATCTGAATTTTCAGTAAGTAATTGTTGAAAATCATTAACAATCCCTTCTCTCACATCCTTCTCCTCAGTCAGCCAcaccccatttatcttaattCTGTCCATATGATTGATTCTACGATGGGCAGTTGCCATGCGATGGAAGTAGCCTATATTTTTGTCCCCTTCCCTTAACCATAATTCCCTGGAATGCTGTCTCCAGTGAGTTTCCTCCAAAGAAGCCCACTTAGCATAACTTTCCTTAGCTTccttttttgaaattgtttccTCCTCTGATAAtcttctctcactttccaccaTGTCCCAGTGGTCCACTAGTTGAAGGGCAGTAGCTTTATTGTCTTCCAATCTCCCAAACACTTCCCTATTCCACACTTTAAGCTTTTGTTTCACTTCTTTCAATTTTGTAGCCAACCTATAGCTAGCACTGCCTCTCACCTCTATTCCCTGCCACCAGCTATGGATTAGCTCTTGAAACCCTTCAACtttaagccacatgttttcaaatctgaaCGGGGACGAACCTCTTCTCATAGCACCACCCTCTAGCACCATAGGAAAATGGTCCGATACAGGCCTAGACAACCTTTTTTGAGTCACACTACTGAATTGATCTAGCCGACTAGAAGTAACAAAAAATCTATCCAACCTGGCCCAATACTGATTATTTGGCCCCCCACTCCACGTATATTCTCCCCCTTGCAACGGGAGATCAACCAGGCCTAACTCATCTATAACCTGAGCAAATCTCCTCATTGCTGCAGAAATTCTCCCTCGCCTATTCCTTTCCCTTTGAGAAAGGATAACGTTAAAATCCCTCCCTACACACCAGGGTTCTTCCCATAATCCTCTGATTGCCCCAATCTCATCCCACATACAATCCCTCTCATTTTTGGTGAACGGGCCATACACCCCCGTGAACATCCAAACAGCTCCATCTTCCACCTTCCTAAATCGACATGAAATAGAGAATTGACCCTCCTCCCATTCCAATAACTCCAGCAACCTTTTATCCCAACAGATCAGAATGCCTCTTGTCGATCCAGAAGCATCCAAAGCCCTCCAATCTAAGAATCTTCCCACTCCTATGCT
This window contains:
- the LOC117908714 gene encoding peroxidase 7-like; amino-acid sequence: MRWCFSFIFVLVLVVLHLDGLARSRALATPKTASPKVSSPQDLLSFTHYLNTCPDVEGIIQNKVRAWVKKDYTLAASIIRLHFHDCAVRGCDASILLNHAGSERRAEASKTLRGFQVIEEIKAEVEKRCPGRVSCADILTAAARDATVLIGGPFWEVPFGRKDGKVSIAREANRVPQGHENVTDLIQFFQARGLNILDLVILSGSHTIGRSTCHSIQHRLSNFNGTYKPDPSLNATYLRVLKGKCGRRYNYVDLDGTTPRKFDTEYYKNLGKKMALLSTDQGLYRDSRTSPIVEALATQPELFTNQFAVSMVKLGNIQVLTGKKDGEIRGNCNFVNPY
- the LOC117909294 gene encoding 18.0 kDa class I heat shock protein-like, giving the protein MSMLSSLFENLGIASSGYVHMDWKETPQAHIFQVDLPGLTKNEVKLEVHQGRVLHISGYREEEPEEKGEKWHCRERSCGSFSRQFRLPEDANVEEIKASMHDGVLIVTVPKDEDLKKHSQKNMVEISGDDEAHAPKGLGRFVCCKA